A genomic segment from Chitinophaga niabensis encodes:
- a CDS encoding sensor histidine kinase, producing the protein MYKRTWWIILPTVLTVLAFQTYWLVATYRDQRRTFYNQAKDALQYTYDQAFMESLVTVQMKQLHSSPKAIDSAIRDIMEENEISFSSTIIASDTMRGSTLKNARTTTMSREDLQPFLSSILSNMPGLRPDSQKVLKTYIKELAARGIGVGVELSYAKNTDTTGNHISIPLSISEPDNKLHARFSGVGNYLMKKMSGPVIISLILLLIVAGCIWVLWRIIMRQKALEAMRSDFISNITHELKTPVAILSTINESLLTYNGMDDKNKTERYLRLSKDELNKLQGHIEEILTLSKMENGIALAESNEVLLPEVLNMVQQRYIHLPGVYITTVMEVTETIVQTHRESLFTILNNLVDNSIKYADKPEKRIELRVKQQDTSYLFSVTDNGIGISKEHLPFIFDKFYRVPQGDLHNVKGYGLGLSYVKELVSRLGGSIKVSSTPGSGSLFTFKIPGA; encoded by the coding sequence ATGTATAAACGTACCTGGTGGATCATATTGCCTACTGTGCTTACTGTGCTGGCATTCCAGACGTACTGGCTGGTGGCTACGTACAGGGATCAGCGCAGGACTTTCTATAACCAGGCGAAGGATGCATTGCAGTATACATATGACCAGGCTTTTATGGAAAGCCTGGTAACTGTGCAGATGAAACAGTTGCATTCCTCCCCCAAAGCTATAGACAGTGCCATCAGAGATATAATGGAGGAAAACGAGATCTCCTTCAGCAGCACTATCATAGCCTCTGATACAATGCGTGGGTCCACTTTGAAGAATGCCCGTACGACTACAATGTCCCGCGAGGATCTGCAGCCATTTCTTTCCAGCATATTGTCCAACATGCCGGGGTTGCGCCCGGATAGTCAGAAAGTATTAAAGACCTACATAAAAGAATTAGCTGCACGGGGTATTGGAGTAGGCGTTGAGTTGTCCTATGCAAAAAACACGGATACTACCGGTAATCACATTAGCATACCCTTGTCTATATCGGAGCCGGATAATAAGCTCCATGCCCGTTTCTCAGGTGTGGGAAACTACCTGATGAAGAAGATGAGCGGGCCGGTGATCATCTCCCTTATCTTATTGCTGATCGTTGCAGGCTGTATATGGGTATTGTGGCGTATCATTATGCGGCAAAAAGCACTGGAAGCCATGCGCAGCGATTTCATCAGTAATATTACACATGAACTGAAAACACCGGTGGCTATCCTGAGTACCATCAATGAATCGCTGCTTACCTATAACGGGATGGATGATAAGAACAAAACGGAAAGATACCTGCGCCTGTCTAAAGACGAACTGAATAAATTACAGGGGCATATAGAAGAGATCCTAACCCTGTCTAAAATGGAGAACGGCATCGCGCTGGCTGAAAGTAATGAAGTGTTGTTGCCGGAGGTGCTCAATATGGTGCAGCAGCGTTATATTCACCTGCCCGGCGTTTATATCACTACCGTGATGGAAGTAACGGAAACGATAGTGCAAACGCACCGGGAATCATTGTTTACCATCCTCAACAACCTGGTGGATAATTCCATTAAATATGCAGACAAGCCGGAAAAACGGATAGAACTGCGCGTAAAGCAACAGGATACCAGTTATCTTTTCAGCGTAACAGATAATGGCATTGGCATCAGTAAAGAACACCTTCCTTTTATCTTCGATAAATTTTACCGTGTGCCGCAAGGCGACCTGCACAACGTTAAGGGTTATGGCCTTGGGCTTAGTTATGTGAAGGAATTGGTGAGCAGGCTGGGTGGCAGTATCAAAGTATCCAGCACTCCCGGCAGCGGTAGTTTGTTCACCTTTAAAATACCCGGAGCATGA